The Phragmites australis chromosome 15, lpPhrAust1.1, whole genome shotgun sequence genome window below encodes:
- the LOC133892409 gene encoding transcription factor PCF6-like, which yields MEAVGGGEGRKRARVKEADAEDPGSGAKRRMATPWAQQHPSSRIYRVSRASGGKDRHSKVYTAKGIRDRRVRLSVATAIQFYDLQDRLGYDQPSKAIEWLIKAAAAAIDKLPSLDVAAGFPSHPASAKEPPADAAPEGAADQGTLQQQLTRSGCSSTSETSKGSVLSLSRSESRVKARERARERSAATRDKDKEPGDDEATGRRAAATTSAQAASFTELLTGMAASAAPTVAEHKQQQSSSWQPMAVSATADYIGFAQPRKAGHAMAHAFASPASHLGNIAPIAMTSAQHFGLAGGAVTVASSCGEPHAEMTQFSFLQDHFMPVHAAAASGPAVDYNLNFSMSSGLVGVNSRGTLQSNSQPHISGHHHHHQQQLQRLSTPVDAPNIPFLFSPAAAVTTPTTAESQFAAAFQLWDGFRHSDMKEKSKH from the coding sequence ATGGAGGCCgtcggcggcggggaggggcgGAAGCGGGCCCGGGTGAAGGAGGCGGACGCTGAGGACCCCGGGTCGGGGGCCAAGCGGCGGATGGCGACGCCGTGGGCCCAGCAGCACCCGTCCTCGCGGATCTACCGCGTCTCGCGCGCCTCGGGGGGCAAGGACCGCCACAGCAAGGTGTACACGGCCAAGGGCATCCGCGACCGCCGCGTCCGCCTCTCCGTCGCCACCGCCATCCAGTTCTACGACCTGCAGGACCGCCTCGGCTACGACCAGCCCAGCAAGGCCATCGAGTGGCTCAtcaaggccgccgccgccgccatcgacAAGCTCCCCTCGCTCGACGTCGCCGCCGGCTTCCCCTCCCACCCTGCATCCGCCAAGGAGccgccggcggatgcggcgccGGAAGGCGCCGCCGACCAAGGGacgctgcagcagcagctcacGAGATCGGGGTGCAGCAGCACGTCCGAGACCAGCAAGGGCTCCGTGCTCTCGCTCTCCCGCTCCGAGAGCCGGGTCAAGGCGAGGGAGCGCGCGCGCGAGCGGAGCGCCGCCACGAGGGACAAGGACAAGGAGCCCGGCGACGACGAGGCCACAGGAAGACGCGCTGCGGCCACCACCTCAGCGCAGGCTGCTTCCTTCACCGAGCTGCTCACGGGGATGGCTGCGTCCGCCGCCCCCACCGTTGCCGAGCACAAGCAGCAGCAGTCGTCCTCCTGGCAGCCGATGGCTGTCTCCGCGACCGCCGACTACATCGGGTTCGCACAGCCTCGGAAAGCCGGGCACGCGATGGCGCACGCCTTCGCCTCCCCTGCTTCCCATCTCGGCAACATTGCGCCGATCGCCATGACGTCGGCGCAGCACTTCGGCCTGGCGGGTGGTGCCGTCACCGTCGCCTCAAGCTGCGGCGAGCCGCACGCAGAGATGACGCAGTTCTCGTTCTTGCAGGACCACTTCATGCCCGTCCATGCTGCGGCGGCGTCGGGTCCAGCCGTAGACTACAACCTCAACTTCTCCATGTCCTCGGGTCTTGTGGGTGTCAACAGTAGGGGAACCCTTCAGTCCAATTCGCAGCCGCACATCtccggccaccaccaccaccaccagcagcagctcCAGAGGCTGTCCACTCCAGTCGACGCTCCAAACATACCCTTTCTGTTCAGCCCGGCCGCCGCGGTGACCACGCCCACCACGGCCGAGAGCCAGTTCGCCGCTGCGTTCCAGCTCTGGGATGGGTTCCGGCACTCCGACATGAAGGAGAAGAGCAAGCACTAA